From a single Lolium rigidum isolate FL_2022 chromosome 7, APGP_CSIRO_Lrig_0.1, whole genome shotgun sequence genomic region:
- the LOC124670527 gene encoding uncharacterized protein LOC124670527, with product MFHSVGKVGCLSSLKTVRLHDVGITEEELCLLLSNSFTLEHLDLESCYDIRCLKLSHLLSKLNRLDVRGCKMLQMIECSAPKVSILNYEGPTIPISLGDSLQVKKMQMTSTDVPNLLHYASTKLLSIAPNVETLFLYSLYEKVNTPMVLGKFLHLEYLEIKLFIPSRSPDYDFCSLVSFLDASPNLKMFVLRVEVPTIEPGLIPGVQIGEDLLFASCVRKHRHRKLKSVIINGFRSWKTMIELTRCILDYAASLKHLILDTTNGYHRRRSAKCFPLGKDTLLEARKALEAIMTYIEGKVPSKVNFKVLEPCKCNKCQEV from the exons ATGTTTCATTCTGTAGGCAAAGTTGGTTGCTTGAGTAGTTTGAAGACTGTTCGTCTGCATGATGTTGGTATTACTGAGGAGGAGTTGTGTCTTCTTCTGTCCAATTCCTTCACGTTAGAGCATCTGGACCTCGAGTCCTGCTATGATATACGTTGCTTAAAGCTGTCACATCTTTTGTCGAAACTTAATAGACTGGACGTGCGAGGTTGCAAAATGTTGCAGATGATAGAATGCAGTGCTCCGAAAGTCTCCATCCTTAATTATGAGGGCCCCACAATACCTATCTCTCTTGGAGATTCATTGCAAGTGAAGAAAATGCAGATGACAAGTACTGATGTGCCTAACCTGCTCCATTATGCTAGTACCAAGCTTTTATCCATTGCGCCAAATGTCGAAACTCTTTTTCTGTACTCACTTTATGAG aaagtcaatacACCAATGGTTTTGGGTAAATTCCTTCACCTCGAGTATTTGGAGATTAAGCTTTTCATACCAAGTCGTTCTCCAGATTACGACTTCTGTTCTTTGGTTTCTTTTCTTGATGCTTCTCCCAACTTGAAGATGTTCGTTTTGCGT GTGGAGGTGCCTACCATCGAACCTGGTTTGATTCCCGGAGTCCAAATTGGCGAAGACTTATTATTTGCAAGTTGCGTTCGGAAACACCGCCATCGCAAACTTAAAAGTGTGATCATCAATGGCTTTCGCTCTTGGAAGACCATGATTGAGCTAACGAGATGTATTCTTGATTATGCGGCGTCACTAAAGCATCTTATCCTGGACACCACTAATGGGTATCATAGGAGGAGGTCTGCCAAGTGTTTCCCTTTGGGCAAGGATACACTTCTTGAAGCCCGAAAGGCTCTAGAAGCTATCATGACATACATTGAGGGGAAAGTACCTTCAAAGGTTAATTTTAAGGTTCTTGAGCCCTGCAAGTGCAATAAGTGTCAAGAAGTTTGA